In one Mycobacteroides chelonae genomic region, the following are encoded:
- a CDS encoding glycosyltransferase family 39 protein, with amino-acid sequence MREQSRERISVALLLIGTAAAYLVNLGSNGWANSFYSAAVQAGSVSWKAAFFGSSDAANSITVDKPPASLWLMELSARIFGLSSWSILVPQVLLGVASVGLLYVTVRRYFGHGTGLLAGLVLAVTPVAVLMFRFNNPDALLVFLMIAAVWAMMRGIEDGRTRWLLLVGALVGFGFLTKQLQVLLVIPPIALTYVIAAPVGVGKRLAQLAGSAAAAVVSAGWWIVTVELWPPGSRPWIGGSPDNSILELTLGYNGLGRLNGNEKGSASGPRDEMYGFGGHFGSEPGFGRLFQPALGGQIAWLLPTAVALAVLGLVLLRKDSRTDTRRAVLIVFGLWVLTTGTVFSYMQGIFHPYYSVALSPAVAALVGAGSLIAWRERERSWVRWSLVAALLLTVVMAWILLGRSPEFVPWLRWVILILGLVAVVGLVLNRYPKAVAAAALIVALAGPVAYSVQTIATPHSGALPSAGPEVKGGGFPDFPDMPGREHRPEFEAGPKRGGGLLDGSDPGPKIVAALEANADRYTWVAAAVGSNKASGYQLATGRPVMPIGGFNGTDPSPTLAQFQQYVADGQIHYFIDGEGGGHGGEGFSPPGSETSKAIQEWVQHTFAKQTIDDVDVYDLTDH; translated from the coding sequence GTGCGGGAACAGTCCCGGGAGCGGATCAGCGTTGCTCTCCTGCTGATCGGCACCGCGGCGGCATATCTGGTCAATCTCGGCTCCAACGGCTGGGCCAACTCCTTTTATTCTGCTGCGGTGCAGGCGGGTTCGGTCTCGTGGAAGGCCGCGTTCTTCGGATCGTCGGATGCCGCCAACTCGATTACTGTCGACAAACCGCCGGCCTCGCTATGGCTCATGGAACTGTCCGCGCGCATCTTCGGGCTCAGTAGTTGGAGCATCCTGGTGCCCCAGGTGCTTTTGGGCGTGGCATCGGTCGGGCTGTTGTACGTGACCGTTCGCCGGTATTTCGGCCATGGGACGGGTCTGCTGGCCGGTCTGGTGCTTGCGGTGACGCCGGTCGCGGTCCTGATGTTCCGCTTCAACAACCCGGACGCGCTGTTGGTCTTTCTGATGATCGCCGCGGTATGGGCGATGATGCGCGGTATCGAGGATGGCCGCACTCGCTGGCTGCTTCTGGTCGGCGCGCTGGTCGGATTCGGCTTCCTCACCAAGCAGCTGCAGGTGCTGCTCGTCATCCCGCCCATCGCGCTGACGTATGTGATCGCCGCGCCGGTGGGTGTGGGGAAGCGGTTGGCGCAGCTTGCCGGATCGGCTGCCGCGGCGGTAGTTTCGGCAGGCTGGTGGATTGTCACCGTGGAGCTGTGGCCCCCGGGCTCGCGCCCGTGGATTGGCGGATCGCCCGATAACTCGATTCTGGAGCTCACCCTCGGCTACAACGGGTTGGGTCGGCTCAACGGCAACGAGAAGGGCAGCGCGTCCGGTCCGCGTGACGAGATGTACGGCTTCGGTGGCCATTTCGGGAGCGAACCGGGGTTCGGCAGGTTGTTCCAACCGGCGCTCGGCGGGCAGATCGCCTGGCTGCTCCCGACGGCGGTGGCCCTGGCGGTGTTGGGTTTGGTCTTGCTGCGCAAGGACTCCCGAACGGACACACGCCGCGCGGTGCTGATCGTTTTCGGGTTGTGGGTGCTCACCACCGGCACCGTCTTCAGCTACATGCAAGGAATCTTCCACCCCTACTACTCGGTGGCGCTGTCGCCTGCGGTCGCCGCACTTGTGGGGGCGGGTTCGCTCATCGCCTGGCGAGAGCGTGAACGATCTTGGGTGCGTTGGTCTTTGGTGGCCGCGCTATTGCTCACGGTGGTGATGGCCTGGATCTTGCTGGGGCGTTCCCCGGAGTTTGTGCCCTGGCTGCGCTGGGTGATTCTGATCCTGGGGCTCGTCGCTGTCGTCGGCCTGGTCCTGAACAGGTATCCCAAGGCTGTCGCCGCCGCCGCGCTCATCGTGGCGTTGGCCGGTCCGGTCGCATACTCGGTCCAGACCATCGCGACGCCACATAGTGGTGCGCTTCCCTCGGCCGGGCCCGAGGTCAAGGGCGGCGGATTCCCCGACTTCCCGGATATGCCCGGGCGAGAGCATCGTCCGGAATTCGAGGCCGGCCCGAAACGTGGCGGAGGTCTGCTCGATGGCAGTGATCCGGGCCCCAAGATTGTTGCCGCGCTGGAGGCCAACGCTGACCGCTACACCTGGGTGGCTGCTGCCGTCGGCTCCAACAAGGCGTCGGGCTATCAGCTGGCCACGGGCCGTCCGGTGATGCCCATCGGTGGATTCAACGGGACCGACCCGTCACCGACGCTGGCGCAGTTTCAGCAATACGTGGCCGACGGGCAGATCCATTACTTCATCGATGGGGAGGGCGGCGGCCATGGTGGCGAGGGATTCAGCCCCCCGGGCAGTGAGACCTCGAAAGCCATCCAGGAGTGGGTGCAGCACACGTTCGCCAAACAGACCATCGACGACGTCGATGTCTACGACCTCACGGATCACTAG
- the serC gene encoding phosphoserine transaminase, producing MAELTIPADLLPADGRFGCGPSKVRPEQLQSLVDAGAALFGTSHRQAPVRNLVGRVREGLKELFKAPEGYEVILGNGGSTLFWDAAAFGLIREKSLHLTFGEFSAKFASCVAKNPFVGDPIKVVADAGSAPAPVSDPSADVIAWAHNETSTGVMVPVQRPAGSENALVLIDATSGAGGLPVDLSEVDAYYFAPQKNFAGDGGLWLSLMSPAALERVEEIGGSGRWVPDILSLPIAVENSLKNQTYNTPAIGTLLLLADQIDWLLSNGGLDWATKRTADSASRLYSWAEATSFTTPFVADPAQRSQVVGTIDFNDDVDAAAVAKVLRANGVVDTEPYRKLGRNQLRVAMFAAIDPEDISQLTQCIDWVVERL from the coding sequence GTGGCTGAATTGACCATCCCCGCTGACCTCCTGCCCGCCGACGGACGTTTCGGCTGCGGCCCCTCCAAAGTTCGTCCCGAACAGCTGCAATCGCTCGTGGACGCCGGAGCCGCCCTCTTTGGCACGTCGCATCGGCAAGCACCCGTCAGAAACCTCGTCGGTCGCGTCCGCGAGGGCCTCAAAGAGCTGTTCAAGGCCCCCGAGGGCTACGAGGTAATCCTCGGCAACGGCGGTTCGACGTTGTTCTGGGACGCTGCCGCGTTCGGCCTGATCCGCGAGAAGTCGCTGCACCTGACCTTCGGCGAGTTCAGCGCCAAGTTCGCCTCCTGCGTGGCCAAGAACCCGTTCGTCGGTGACCCGATCAAGGTGGTCGCCGATGCGGGCAGTGCTCCCGCTCCGGTCTCGGATCCGTCCGCTGACGTGATCGCCTGGGCACACAACGAGACCTCGACCGGTGTCATGGTTCCGGTCCAGCGTCCCGCGGGTTCCGAGAATGCGCTGGTGCTCATCGACGCCACCTCCGGCGCCGGTGGGCTGCCGGTGGATCTGTCGGAAGTAGACGCGTACTACTTCGCGCCACAGAAGAACTTCGCCGGCGACGGCGGACTGTGGCTCTCACTCATGAGCCCGGCCGCCCTGGAGCGGGTGGAGGAGATCGGTGGCAGCGGACGTTGGGTGCCCGACATCCTGTCGCTGCCGATCGCCGTGGAGAACAGCCTCAAGAACCAGACCTACAACACGCCGGCCATCGGCACGCTGCTGCTGCTGGCCGATCAGATCGACTGGCTGCTGAGCAATGGCGGTCTGGATTGGGCCACCAAGCGGACCGCCGATTCGGCATCGCGGCTGTACTCCTGGGCCGAAGCGACGTCGTTCACCACACCATTCGTGGCGGACCCGGCGCAGCGCTCACAGGTGGTGGGCACCATCGACTTCAACGACGACGTGGACGCGGCCGCCGTTGCGAAGGTGTTGCGCGCCAATGGCGTGGTGGACACCGAGCCGTATCGCAAGCTGGGCCGCAACCAACTGCGGGTGGCGATGTTCGCGGCCATCGACCCCGAGGACATCTCGCAGCTGACGCAGTGCATCGACTGGGTCGTCGAGCGTCTCTGA
- a CDS encoding FAD-dependent oxidoreductase, producing MPHVVTQACCNEGSCVYACPVNCIHPTPDEPDFLKAEMLHIDASACVDCGACVAACPVDAIKPDSVLKEEQLPFLRINSEFYPREIPRASLAPVIQAPPVRSSGRGLKVAIVGSGPAAMYAADELLTQPNVKVSMFERLPAPYGLVRAGVAPDHQQTKRVTKLFDTMAAQPNFEFFLNVEVGKDVSHDELLAHHHAVIYSVGASSDRRLDIPGIALPGSATATEVVAWINAHPDYTDFRVDLDHERAVVIGNGNVALDVARVLTGSTDRLARTDISDTALTALRSSALREVVIVGRRGPEHSAFTLPELLGLVGLPDMTVVIDDETAKLVDEALQTHLEPLTRQKLEVLSTCPREAREPGGKTIRFAYNRTPVKVLGEGRVTGIEFQHGDAVDTIDAGLVLTSIGYRGVPMPDVPFDDQRAVIPNEQGRVTDPATGKAHPGTYVAGWIKRGPTGFIGTNKSCSQQTVTSLVEDYNNGLLADPVQRLSGLSKLIQRRQPTIVDHDGWLAIDRAEIARGKGEGRPRDKFVSVPEMLRVAANAPQPPLWRKAIRGSALEELLR from the coding sequence ATGCCGCACGTAGTTACCCAGGCGTGCTGTAACGAGGGCTCCTGCGTTTACGCATGCCCGGTGAACTGCATCCATCCCACGCCGGATGAGCCTGATTTCCTCAAGGCGGAGATGCTGCACATCGATGCATCGGCATGCGTCGACTGCGGTGCCTGCGTTGCGGCGTGCCCGGTCGATGCCATCAAGCCGGACTCGGTGCTCAAGGAAGAGCAGTTGCCCTTCCTGCGGATCAACTCCGAGTTCTATCCGCGCGAAATCCCCCGCGCCAGCTTGGCTCCGGTCATTCAGGCGCCGCCCGTCCGCTCCAGCGGGCGCGGACTGAAGGTGGCCATCGTCGGCTCCGGCCCCGCGGCCATGTACGCCGCCGACGAACTGTTGACCCAGCCGAACGTGAAGGTCAGCATGTTCGAGAGGTTGCCTGCCCCTTACGGTTTGGTGCGTGCCGGGGTGGCCCCCGATCACCAGCAGACCAAGCGGGTGACCAAGCTGTTCGACACGATGGCCGCGCAGCCCAACTTCGAGTTCTTCCTGAACGTCGAGGTAGGCAAGGACGTCAGCCATGACGAACTGCTGGCGCATCACCATGCGGTGATCTACTCCGTTGGAGCGTCCTCCGATCGGCGCCTGGATATCCCGGGGATCGCACTGCCGGGTAGCGCCACCGCCACCGAGGTTGTCGCGTGGATCAACGCCCACCCCGACTACACCGACTTCCGGGTTGATCTCGATCACGAACGTGCCGTCGTGATCGGTAACGGGAACGTGGCCCTGGACGTAGCGCGTGTGCTCACCGGGAGCACCGACCGCCTCGCACGTACGGATATCTCGGATACCGCACTGACCGCGTTGCGCAGCAGCGCACTGCGTGAGGTGGTCATCGTCGGGCGCCGTGGGCCGGAACACTCCGCGTTCACGCTGCCTGAGCTGCTTGGTCTCGTGGGGTTGCCCGATATGACGGTGGTGATCGACGACGAAACGGCCAAGCTGGTCGACGAGGCGCTGCAGACGCATCTGGAGCCGCTGACCCGCCAGAAGCTGGAGGTGCTGAGCACCTGCCCGCGCGAGGCGCGGGAGCCGGGCGGTAAGACCATTCGTTTCGCCTACAACCGCACTCCCGTCAAGGTCTTGGGGGAGGGGCGCGTGACGGGCATCGAGTTCCAGCACGGCGACGCCGTCGACACCATCGATGCGGGACTGGTGCTCACCTCGATCGGTTACCGCGGCGTGCCGATGCCTGATGTGCCGTTCGACGATCAGCGTGCGGTGATCCCGAATGAGCAGGGGCGCGTGACGGATCCGGCCACAGGCAAGGCGCATCCCGGAACCTATGTGGCGGGATGGATCAAGCGCGGTCCGACCGGATTCATCGGGACCAACAAGTCCTGCTCGCAGCAGACCGTTACCTCGCTGGTAGAGGATTACAACAACGGATTGCTCGCCGATCCCGTGCAACGGCTGTCAGGCTTGTCCAAGCTGATCCAGCGGCGCCAGCCCACGATTGTCGATCACGATGGCTGGCTGGCGATCGACCGTGCGGAGATTGCGCGCGGCAAGGGCGAAGGCCGTCCGCGTGACAAGTTCGTCTCGGTGCCGGAAATGCTTCGCGTGGCCGCGAACGCCCCACAACCACCGTTGTGGCGCAAGGCAATCCGCGGATCGGCGTTGGAAGAACTGCTCCGGTAG
- a CDS encoding AMP-binding protein has translation MTPSTQSSILSMLHGRASLRPDDIAFTFTDYSHSPTGVAESLTWSQLSRRTFNVARELGQHAAAGDRALILAPQSLEYILAFLGSMQAGLIAVPLPLPHRGSSLDRVSAVFDDTSPSVVLTTSAVASDVGDYVDQSRLEIAPKIIEIDTLRLDIDGGPSTVPADVPDIAYLQYSSGSTRTPTGVVLSHRNLQSNFEQLMRSFFVDTGSRIPADATIVSWLPFYHDMGLVLGVCAPILGGYHADLTSPIAFLESPSRWVRALAKNPHAWSSAPNFAFDLAARKTTDADLAGLDLGGVLGIISGAERVEQATLRRFVDRFAHFNFQDHMMRPSYGLAEATVFVASGTWSETEPAAHFDVEELSAGRVRRCPAGTGTALVKYHVPQSPTVRIIDSDTHRECAPDVVGEIWVHGENVASGYWRKSPEEQRCFGAKVTEPSPGTPEGPWLRTGDLGFISDGELFIVGRIKDLLIIRGRNYYPEDIEATVQEITRGRVAAISVPFDSTEKLVTVIELKKRADSDESVAHWLHEIKSEVTSAIANAHGVNVGDLVLVPAGSLPTTTSGKIRRAACVEQYLQDEFTRLDSDTRVGVS, from the coding sequence ATGACACCTTCAACCCAGTCATCCATCCTGTCGATGCTGCACGGCCGGGCGAGCCTGCGCCCGGATGACATCGCGTTCACCTTTACCGACTACAGCCACAGCCCAACGGGCGTCGCCGAAAGCCTCACCTGGTCACAGTTGTCGCGTCGCACCTTCAACGTGGCTCGCGAACTCGGCCAGCACGCGGCGGCCGGCGACAGGGCGCTCATCCTGGCTCCACAAAGCCTCGAGTACATCCTGGCCTTCCTGGGGTCCATGCAAGCCGGGCTGATCGCTGTGCCGCTCCCGCTGCCACACCGCGGTTCGAGCCTTGACCGGGTGAGTGCCGTCTTCGATGACACCTCGCCCTCGGTGGTTCTCACGACCTCGGCGGTTGCCTCAGATGTGGGCGACTATGTCGACCAGTCGCGCCTCGAGATCGCCCCCAAGATCATCGAGATCGACACGCTGCGGCTCGACATCGACGGCGGGCCGAGCACCGTTCCGGCCGACGTACCGGACATCGCGTACCTGCAGTACAGCTCGGGTTCGACCCGAACACCCACCGGCGTCGTGCTGTCCCACCGCAACCTTCAGTCGAATTTCGAACAGTTGATGCGCAGCTTCTTCGTGGACACCGGTTCCAGGATTCCGGCGGATGCCACCATCGTGTCCTGGTTGCCCTTCTATCACGACATGGGTCTGGTGCTGGGTGTCTGCGCCCCGATCCTGGGCGGCTACCACGCCGACTTGACCAGCCCGATCGCATTCTTGGAAAGCCCTTCGCGGTGGGTGCGAGCACTGGCCAAGAACCCACACGCGTGGTCCTCGGCACCCAACTTCGCCTTTGATTTGGCGGCCCGCAAGACGACCGATGCCGACCTGGCCGGGCTCGATCTGGGCGGAGTTCTCGGCATCATCAGCGGTGCCGAGCGCGTCGAGCAGGCCACCTTGCGGCGCTTCGTCGATCGGTTCGCGCACTTCAACTTCCAGGACCACATGATGCGCCCGTCCTATGGGCTGGCGGAGGCCACCGTCTTCGTGGCCTCGGGCACCTGGAGCGAGACCGAGCCTGCTGCTCATTTCGACGTCGAAGAGCTGTCTGCGGGGCGCGTGCGGCGCTGCCCGGCCGGGACCGGCACGGCGCTGGTCAAATACCATGTGCCGCAATCCCCCACGGTGCGGATCATCGACAGTGACACACACCGGGAGTGCGCACCGGATGTGGTCGGCGAGATCTGGGTGCACGGCGAGAATGTCGCCTCCGGCTACTGGCGCAAGTCACCCGAGGAGCAGCGGTGCTTCGGCGCGAAGGTGACCGAGCCGTCGCCCGGTACTCCAGAAGGCCCCTGGCTGAGAACCGGTGACCTCGGGTTCATCTCCGACGGCGAGCTGTTCATCGTCGGCCGCATCAAGGACCTACTGATCATCCGCGGGCGTAACTACTACCCCGAAGACATCGAGGCGACGGTTCAAGAGATCACGCGCGGTCGAGTCGCGGCGATATCGGTGCCGTTCGACAGCACCGAGAAGCTGGTGACCGTCATCGAGCTCAAGAAGCGCGCAGATTCTGACGAGTCGGTGGCGCACTGGCTCCATGAGATCAAGAGCGAGGTCACCTCGGCGATAGCCAACGCGCACGGCGTGAATGTCGGAGACCTTGTGCTCGTGCCGGCCGGGTCACTTCCCACCACGACGAGCGGCAAAATCCGGCGCGCGGCCTGCGTCGAGCAGTATCTCCAGGACGAGTTCACCCGACTGGACTCGGACACCCGCGTAGGGGTTTCCTGA
- a CDS encoding citrate synthase 2, which produces MTVAAPLPADFAPGLEGVTAFATEIAEPDKDGGALRYRGVDIEDLVTQRVTFGDVWALLVDGKFGQGLPPAEPFPIPVHTGDVRVDVQAGLAMLAPIWGFEPLLDTEESVARNQLARASVMALSYVAQSARGNAEPAVPQRLIDECSTVTERFMTRWQGDPDPKHVEAIDAYWVSAAEHGMNASTFTARVIASTGADVAAALSGAVGAMSGPLHGGAPARVLPMIEQAEKTGDARGVIKGILDRREKLMGFGHRVYRAEDPRARVLRSTAKRLDATRYEVAAAVEQAALTELRERRPDRVIETNVEFWAAVILDFAQVPTRMMPAMFTCARTAGWSAHILEQKRLDKLVRPAALYVGPGPRPIESVEGFGLLRSRVDA; this is translated from the coding sequence ATGACGGTTGCAGCGCCGCTACCAGCGGATTTCGCACCTGGACTGGAGGGCGTGACGGCCTTCGCCACCGAAATCGCCGAGCCCGATAAGGACGGCGGAGCCCTGCGCTACCGCGGTGTCGACATCGAGGATCTGGTCACCCAGCGGGTGACCTTCGGTGACGTATGGGCACTGTTGGTCGACGGTAAGTTCGGCCAGGGCCTGCCACCGGCCGAGCCCTTTCCCATCCCGGTTCACACCGGGGACGTCCGCGTGGACGTGCAGGCCGGGCTGGCCATGCTCGCTCCCATCTGGGGCTTTGAGCCGCTGCTGGACACCGAGGAATCAGTCGCGCGAAATCAGCTGGCCCGCGCCTCGGTGATGGCGCTTTCGTACGTCGCCCAGTCCGCACGAGGCAACGCCGAACCCGCCGTACCCCAACGCCTGATCGATGAATGCTCCACCGTGACAGAACGTTTCATGACTCGCTGGCAGGGCGATCCCGATCCCAAGCACGTCGAGGCAATCGACGCCTACTGGGTGTCTGCCGCCGAACACGGTATGAACGCCTCAACCTTCACCGCCCGGGTCATCGCCTCCACCGGCGCCGATGTGGCGGCCGCCCTCTCCGGTGCGGTGGGCGCGATGAGCGGTCCGCTGCACGGCGGCGCACCCGCCCGCGTACTGCCCATGATCGAGCAGGCGGAAAAGACCGGCGACGCCCGCGGCGTCATCAAGGGCATCCTGGATCGCCGCGAGAAGCTCATGGGCTTCGGTCACCGGGTGTACCGGGCCGAGGATCCGCGGGCGCGCGTGCTGCGCAGCACCGCCAAGCGCCTCGACGCCACTCGCTACGAGGTGGCCGCCGCCGTTGAGCAGGCCGCCCTCACCGAGCTGCGCGAACGTCGTCCCGACCGTGTCATCGAGACCAATGTCGAGTTCTGGGCAGCGGTCATACTCGACTTCGCGCAGGTGCCGACCCGCATGATGCCGGCGATGTTCACCTGTGCCCGCACCGCGGGCTGGAGCGCGCACATCCTGGAGCAGAAGCGTCTCGACAAGCTGGTGCGACCGGCCGCACTGTATGTCGGGCCCGGGCCGCGTCCGATCGAGTCCGTGGAAGGGTTCGGGCTGCTGCGCTCTCGGGTAGACGCATAA
- a CDS encoding GAP family protein, whose translation MWITLLVMALAVSFEPFRLGMTVLMLNRPRPQLQLLAFLCGGFVMGTTVGLVVLFTFRHVSTGSAQFTLPRVQIGIGVAALLVAALLASRVRGPSSNAQLDKVTGRIQSIATGGSLWVALVAGLGIALPSVDFLAALAVIVASGTPAATQVTALLMFNIIAFALIEVPLLAHVVAPERTAEVMARLNSWIQSNRRRNIALVLAVVGCVLLAVGLAAI comes from the coding sequence ATGTGGATCACATTGCTGGTGATGGCCCTTGCCGTCAGCTTCGAACCGTTCCGGCTGGGCATGACGGTGCTGATGCTGAATCGGCCGCGCCCACAGCTGCAGCTGCTGGCGTTTCTGTGTGGTGGGTTCGTCATGGGGACGACAGTGGGGCTCGTGGTGCTGTTCACCTTCCGGCACGTGTCGACTGGATCGGCGCAGTTCACGTTGCCGCGGGTGCAGATCGGCATCGGGGTGGCGGCACTGCTCGTCGCCGCGTTACTGGCGTCTCGGGTGCGGGGTCCATCGTCAAATGCGCAGTTGGACAAGGTCACCGGGCGTATTCAGTCCATCGCGACGGGCGGATCGCTGTGGGTGGCATTGGTTGCCGGGCTGGGAATCGCCCTGCCCTCGGTTGATTTTCTGGCCGCGCTGGCCGTGATCGTGGCCTCGGGCACCCCGGCGGCCACGCAGGTCACCGCCCTGCTGATGTTCAACATCATCGCCTTCGCGCTGATCGAGGTTCCGCTACTGGCCCATGTTGTGGCGCCGGAGCGCACGGCTGAGGTGATGGCGAGGCTCAACAGCTGGATACAGTCCAACCGTCGCCGCAACATCGCGCTAGTGCTGGCCGTGGTCGGATGTGTGCTGCTCGCCGTCGGGTTAGCCGCGATCTGA
- a CDS encoding VOC family protein, translated as MTPPDLPPVEPSVSPYIIVEDSRAAIEFYKKAFGAEELGLLETPDGKVMHAAVKINGTTIMMNDDFPEYNDGKSSTPTALGGTPVTIHLTVPNVDHWFSRAVDAGASIEMPLEDQFWGDRFGVIKDPFGHLWSLGQPVKIVNPEDLKKYVAGGGE; from the coding sequence ATGACCCCTCCCGACCTCCCCCCAGTAGAACCCTCCGTCTCGCCCTACATCATCGTCGAGGATTCGCGCGCGGCGATCGAGTTCTATAAGAAGGCCTTTGGTGCCGAAGAGCTCGGACTACTGGAGACTCCCGACGGCAAGGTGATGCACGCCGCCGTCAAGATCAACGGCACGACCATCATGATGAATGACGATTTTCCCGAGTACAACGACGGCAAATCCAGCACGCCCACCGCCCTCGGCGGCACCCCGGTCACCATCCACCTCACGGTGCCCAATGTCGACCACTGGTTCAGCCGTGCCGTCGACGCCGGAGCGAGCATCGAGATGCCACTCGAAGACCAGTTCTGGGGCGACCGCTTCGGCGTCATCAAGGACCCGTTCGGGCACCTGTGGTCATTGGGCCAACCGGTGAAGATCGTCAACCCCGAAGACCTCAAGAAGTACGTCGCCGGCGGCGGCGAGTAG
- the pdxH gene encoding pyridoxamine 5'-phosphate oxidase, protein MIFVTEWLRSDYRPGEKDGSGDLDVDWLADGWLPLLRKWFDLAVSSGIPEPNAMVLATVDGGRPVTRTVLCKGLDSAGVTFFSNYDSAKGRQLQQAPYASVTFPWYALGRQVHVRGAVTKVDPAQTANYWTNRPRGSQLGAWASQQSAPIESRAALLAQLDDVTARFADVETVPVPPQWGGYVIAPETVEFWQGRENRVHNRIVLQDGRIERLQP, encoded by the coding sequence GTGATTTTCGTGACCGAATGGCTGCGCTCGGACTACCGTCCCGGAGAAAAGGACGGCAGTGGCGATCTGGATGTCGATTGGCTGGCCGACGGCTGGCTTCCCTTGTTGCGCAAATGGTTTGACCTTGCGGTGTCCTCGGGTATCCCCGAACCGAATGCGATGGTGCTTGCCACTGTCGATGGCGGCCGGCCCGTGACGCGCACGGTGCTGTGCAAGGGGCTCGACTCCGCGGGTGTGACGTTCTTCTCAAACTATGACTCCGCCAAGGGGCGCCAACTCCAGCAAGCGCCCTACGCGAGCGTCACCTTTCCCTGGTACGCGCTGGGGCGGCAGGTCCACGTGCGTGGCGCGGTGACCAAGGTCGATCCGGCCCAGACCGCCAACTACTGGACCAACCGTCCGCGCGGATCGCAGCTGGGGGCCTGGGCCTCACAGCAGTCGGCGCCCATCGAATCGCGAGCGGCACTGTTGGCTCAGCTTGATGACGTCACTGCTCGGTTCGCCGATGTGGAGACGGTGCCGGTGCCCCCGCAGTGGGGTGGCTACGTGATCGCTCCGGAGACGGTGGAGTTCTGGCAGGGCCGTGAGAACCGCGTGCACAACCGGATTGTTTTGCAAGACGGGCGGATTGAGCGGCTGCAGCCCTGA
- a CDS encoding AurF N-oxygenase family protein: MSLREKLRAKKEVRGDAKYVQVLETLSHGSTNRNFDPFIDIDWDSPEYAVVPNDTRWVLPHRTDPLGRHPWYQAQPLEKQIEIGMWRQANVAKVGLHFESILIRGLIQYAFSVPNGSPEFRYLNHESIEECNHTLMFQEMVNRLGVDVPGMPRLLRWLSPFIPLASTVAPETFFIGVLAGEEPIDHTQKNVLREGDNLHPIMRRVMEIHVAEEARHISFAHEYLHKRVPAMHWFNRFVLSISTPIIMRVLMGAIMTPPRSFARKFDIPQDVMKEIFWKSPASRQTMSEVFSDVRMLCREVGMMNPIAKLVWRVLHIDGRAARYRSEPQRGPLVNYSAPEAAVADSHSAVPA; the protein is encoded by the coding sequence ATGTCCCTCCGCGAGAAGTTGCGCGCGAAGAAGGAAGTGCGTGGCGACGCTAAGTACGTCCAGGTGCTGGAGACCCTGTCGCACGGATCGACGAACCGGAACTTCGATCCGTTTATCGACATCGACTGGGACTCGCCCGAGTACGCCGTCGTCCCCAATGACACCCGCTGGGTGCTCCCGCATCGCACGGATCCGCTCGGCCGGCACCCCTGGTACCAGGCGCAACCGCTGGAGAAGCAGATCGAGATCGGCATGTGGCGCCAGGCCAACGTCGCCAAGGTGGGTCTGCACTTCGAGAGCATCCTGATCCGTGGCCTGATCCAGTACGCCTTCAGTGTGCCCAATGGCTCCCCAGAGTTCCGCTACCTCAACCACGAGTCCATCGAAGAGTGCAACCACACCCTGATGTTCCAGGAGATGGTGAACCGCCTCGGTGTCGACGTGCCGGGTATGCCGCGTCTGCTGCGCTGGCTGTCCCCGTTCATTCCGCTGGCTTCCACTGTCGCACCCGAGACCTTCTTCATCGGTGTGCTTGCCGGGGAAGAGCCCATCGACCACACCCAAAAGAACGTGCTGCGCGAGGGCGACAATCTGCACCCGATCATGCGCCGCGTCATGGAGATCCATGTCGCCGAGGAGGCCCGCCACATCTCGTTCGCGCATGAGTACCTGCACAAGCGCGTCCCGGCCATGCACTGGTTCAACCGGTTTGTGCTGTCCATCAGCACCCCGATCATCATGCGTGTCCTGATGGGCGCCATCATGACGCCGCCGCGCAGCTTCGCCCGGAAGTTCGACATCCCGCAGGACGTGATGAAGGAGATCTTCTGGAAGAGCCCTGCCTCGCGCCAGACGATGAGCGAGGTCTTCTCCGACGTCCGGATGCTGTGCCGCGAGGTTGGCATGATGAACCCCATCGCCAAGCTGGTGTGGCGGGTGTTGCACATCGATGGCCGTGCAGCCCGCTACCGCAGTGAGCCGCAGCGTGGCCCGCTGGTGAACTACTCGGCTCCCGAAGCCGCAGTGGCTGATTCACACAGCGCTGTTCCCGCCTGA